In Gallaecimonas pentaromativorans, a single window of DNA contains:
- a CDS encoding agmatine deiminase family protein codes for MQRLLAEWEGLDGVLLTWPHKNTDWDHMLDEVIPLYEALAYVISDYADVLIAAPEDEVESIKEKLLALGISDDAFMVYGVPSNDTWARDHGPLTVETPEGLKLLDYTFTGWGNKFDAALDNQITARLDELGAFAVPVEQKALVLEGGAIEFDGDRTLLATSECLLNPNRNPHLTKEQIEAQLKADFGAEKINWLNHGYLAGDDTDSHIDTLARLCPNNVIAYVKCDDEQDQHFEAFQKMEAELEAMTDADGKPYKLVPLPWPFEVFDDEGQRLPATYANFLICNGAVLVPVYNDDRDEEALAAISEAFPGFDVVGLNCLPLIKQHGSLHCVTMQLPQGTLSLLPPGVEL; via the coding sequence GTGCAACGTCTGCTTGCTGAATGGGAAGGCCTGGATGGGGTTTTGCTCACCTGGCCCCACAAAAACACCGACTGGGACCACATGCTGGACGAGGTGATCCCGCTGTATGAGGCCCTGGCCTATGTGATCAGCGACTACGCCGATGTGCTTATCGCCGCGCCCGAAGACGAAGTAGAGTCCATCAAGGAAAAGCTGCTGGCCCTTGGCATCAGCGATGACGCCTTTATGGTCTACGGCGTGCCCAGCAACGACACCTGGGCCCGCGACCACGGCCCGCTGACGGTAGAAACCCCCGAAGGCCTCAAGCTGCTGGACTACACCTTCACCGGTTGGGGCAACAAGTTTGACGCGGCCCTGGACAACCAAATCACGGCGCGCCTCGATGAACTGGGCGCCTTTGCGGTGCCGGTTGAGCAAAAAGCGCTGGTGCTGGAAGGCGGCGCTATCGAGTTTGACGGTGACCGCACCCTGCTCGCCACCAGCGAGTGTTTGCTCAACCCCAACCGCAACCCGCATCTGACCAAAGAACAGATTGAAGCCCAGCTCAAGGCCGATTTTGGCGCCGAGAAAATCAACTGGCTGAACCACGGGTATCTGGCCGGTGACGACACCGACAGCCATATCGACACCCTGGCACGGCTTTGCCCCAATAACGTCATTGCCTACGTCAAATGTGACGACGAGCAGGACCAGCACTTCGAGGCCTTCCAAAAGATGGAAGCCGAGCTCGAAGCCATGACCGACGCCGACGGCAAGCCCTACAAGCTGGTGCCCCTGCCCTGGCCCTTTGAAGTTTTCGACGATGAAGGCCAGCGCCTGCCCGCTACCTATGCCAACTTCTTGATTTGTAATGGCGCGGTGCTGGTTCCTGTCTACAACGACGACCGCGACGAGGAAGCCCTGGCGGCCATCAGCGAAGCCTTCCCAGGCTTTGACGTGGTGGGCCTGAACTGCCTGCCTCTTATCAAGCAACACGGCAGCCTGCACTGCGTGACCATGCAGCTGCCCCAGGGCACCCTGAGCCTGCTGCCCCCCGGAGTGGAACTATGA
- the lolD gene encoding lipoprotein-releasing ABC transporter ATP-binding protein LolD — MLRCKQLTKIYHDEGMDTAVLTGVNLGVEAGETLAIVGSSGSGKSTLLHLMGTLDQPSSGQLLFDGEDMQGWNEETRCRFRNQHLGFVYQFHHLLPEFSALENAAMPALIQGDSPAKATERAKMLLDRVGLSHRLNHRPSALSGGERQRVAIARALVNSPRLVLADEPTGNLDETSGEQVYQLIQELNQEFGIAFVVVTHDRSLAAKMGRVLALKKGVLEHP, encoded by the coding sequence GTGCTTCGCTGTAAACAGCTGACCAAGATCTACCACGACGAAGGGATGGACACGGCGGTACTGACCGGTGTCAACCTCGGCGTTGAAGCCGGTGAGACCCTGGCCATTGTTGGCTCATCGGGTTCGGGCAAGAGCACCTTGTTGCACCTGATGGGCACCCTGGACCAACCCTCCAGCGGCCAGTTGTTGTTTGACGGCGAAGACATGCAAGGCTGGAACGAAGAAACCCGCTGCCGCTTTCGCAACCAACACCTGGGGTTTGTCTACCAGTTTCATCACCTGTTGCCGGAATTCTCGGCCCTGGAAAACGCCGCCATGCCGGCCCTTATCCAGGGTGACAGCCCGGCCAAGGCCACCGAAAGAGCCAAAATGCTGCTCGACAGAGTAGGGCTCAGCCACCGCCTTAACCACCGGCCCTCGGCGCTCTCCGGCGGCGAGCGCCAGCGGGTGGCCATCGCCAGGGCGCTGGTCAATTCCCCGCGCTTGGTGCTGGCCGACGAGCCCACCGGTAACCTCGATGAAACCAGCGGTGAGCAGGTTTACCAGCTTATTCAGGAGCTGAACCAGGAGTTTGGCATCGCCTTTGTGGTGGTCACCCACGACCGCAGCCTCGCCGCCAAAATGGGCCGGGTGTTGGCCCTTAAAAAAGGGGTGCTGGAACACCCATGA
- a CDS encoding CsiV family protein, with protein sequence MQKLLKGWVLLTALVSSQLMAATVFDVEVVIVARQDASNETWPPRPLPDGKTNPLLIDAINAQCPPPCAAVPQTIVGSAPDATDDSQLPRLLRPDELKLNDAASRLTGLPGGRVLLHTGWRLAPKQPRYATPMAVEAGRDLGSYVLQPVAENTAVDVSAAPAEPQTGEAPVDATVMPAMVPELAGQIQVALDHYLLVDMALDLKTVQGDGQPLLVKTLRQKRRLKSGEWHYFDNPAMGVLMQIRPVR encoded by the coding sequence ATGCAAAAGCTGCTTAAAGGATGGGTGCTGCTGACCGCCCTGGTATCAAGCCAATTGATGGCCGCCACCGTCTTTGACGTGGAAGTGGTGATTGTGGCCCGTCAGGACGCCAGCAACGAAACCTGGCCGCCGCGCCCGTTGCCAGACGGCAAGACCAACCCGCTGCTCATCGATGCCATCAACGCCCAGTGCCCGCCGCCTTGCGCAGCCGTGCCACAAACCATTGTGGGTAGCGCCCCTGATGCCACTGACGACAGCCAACTGCCCCGCCTGCTGCGCCCCGACGAGCTAAAACTGAATGATGCCGCCAGCCGCCTTACCGGCCTGCCCGGCGGCCGGGTGCTGCTGCACACCGGCTGGCGCCTGGCCCCCAAGCAGCCCCGCTATGCCACGCCCATGGCCGTGGAAGCCGGCCGTGACTTGGGCAGTTACGTGCTCCAACCCGTTGCTGAAAACACGGCTGTGGATGTGAGCGCTGCCCCTGCCGAGCCCCAGACTGGCGAAGCGCCCGTTGACGCAACGGTGATGCCGGCCATGGTGCCGGAGCTTGCCGGGCAAATTCAGGTGGCGCTGGACCACTACCTGCTGGTGGACATGGCCTTGGACCTTAAAACCGTGCAAGGCGACGGCCAGCCGCTACTGGTAAAAACCCTTCGCCAAAAGCGCCGCCTTAAAAGCGGCGAGTGGCATTATTTCGACAACCCCGCCATGGGCGTATTGATGCAAATACGGCCAGTCCGCTGA
- a CDS encoding ABC transporter permease, with translation MFRPASLFIATRYLLRGQRGGFANFVNLFALFGVTLGVMVLTVVLSVMNGFESQLKSRLLDRVPHLLVSSEQGYSDWPKRAEALESQKGVTAVAPYIDGEVMLQSPEGLQGGWLQGLWPTDPLPDNATKPQAGQYQLVLGVGLARKLKLLVGDVVRVYLPGRSIYTPLGRLPAQRQFTVIAVVDLASELNDVLAITNYQDLRRLYGKSPGGVDKLKVTLADPFATDTFSHLAKPGESLWDWRARYGDFFAAVAQEKRTMSMLLVLIIAVAAFNILAALAMLVSDKRRDIAVLASLGMTPKALKRIFVTQGVGTGVLGSALGLSLGFLVTEHLNLALNLVGLGGMAFGYGPQGLPVIREPLQMGLIALFVVVICALATLAPAHRAARIDPAVVLTERD, from the coding sequence ATGTTCCGACCTGCCTCGCTCTTCATAGCCACCCGCTACCTGCTTCGCGGCCAACGGGGCGGCTTTGCCAACTTCGTCAATTTATTTGCCTTGTTCGGTGTCACCCTGGGGGTGATGGTGCTGACCGTGGTGCTGAGCGTCATGAACGGCTTTGAAAGTCAGCTCAAAAGCCGCCTTTTAGACAGGGTGCCGCACCTGCTAGTAAGTAGCGAGCAAGGCTACAGCGATTGGCCAAAACGGGCCGAGGCGCTGGAAAGCCAAAAAGGGGTCACTGCGGTAGCGCCTTATATTGACGGCGAAGTGATGCTGCAAAGCCCAGAGGGCTTGCAAGGGGGCTGGCTGCAAGGGCTGTGGCCTACCGATCCGCTGCCTGACAACGCCACCAAGCCGCAAGCCGGCCAATACCAGTTGGTGCTGGGGGTAGGCCTTGCCCGCAAACTCAAACTGCTAGTGGGTGACGTGGTGCGGGTCTACCTGCCGGGGCGCAGCATCTACACCCCCCTTGGCCGGCTGCCGGCCCAGCGCCAGTTCACGGTGATTGCCGTGGTGGACTTGGCCTCTGAGCTTAACGACGTGCTGGCCATCACTAACTACCAGGACCTTCGGCGCCTCTATGGCAAAAGCCCGGGCGGGGTCGACAAACTCAAGGTGACCCTGGCTGACCCCTTTGCCACCGACACCTTCAGCCATCTTGCCAAACCCGGCGAAAGCCTTTGGGACTGGCGCGCCCGTTACGGCGATTTCTTTGCCGCCGTGGCCCAGGAAAAACGCACCATGTCCATGCTGCTGGTGCTGATCATCGCCGTGGCCGCTTTTAATATTCTGGCGGCGCTGGCCATGCTGGTCTCCGACAAGCGCCGCGATATTGCGGTGCTGGCCAGCCTTGGTATGACTCCCAAAGCCCTTAAGCGAATTTTTGTGACCCAGGGCGTCGGCACCGGCGTGCTGGGCTCGGCCCTTGGTTTGTCTCTTGGCTTTTTGGTGACAGAGCACCTGAACTTGGCGCTGAACCTGGTGGGGCTGGGGGGCATGGCCTTTGGCTACGGGCCACAGGGGCTGCCGGTTATCCGTGAGCCGCTGCAAATGGGCCTGATTGCCCTTTTTGTGGTGGTGATTTGCGCCCTGGCTACCCTGGCGCCCGCTCACCGGGCGGCTCGCATCGACCCGGCCGTGGTACTGACGGAACGAGATTAA
- a CDS encoding ABC transporter substrate-binding protein, whose protein sequence is MARFVLLLLLLLSPLAAHAVTRVTFLNPGYANEPFWENVDQFLIAAAADLDVQVEILHGNRDEKTLLDLAKAVSRRQDKPDYVMAVNDKGLGVELVKLFDSAKIPIMLVLNDLDQGQQQQLGLPRQHYPYWLGTLVPDNLQAGEQVAGALSGLMPNKTVPLVAIAGDRGTPAGLNRQAGLLWATRKHPELKLRAIRYGFWQESRARRQMTQLLTQYPDIKAVWAADDQMAFGAIDAIRAKGLEPGRDILVGTFNSSAKALRLRRSGAISALAGGHFMAPGLALVLLVDYQNGFDFAKDDGLQIQLPLFHLLIPGTALFNMMAAHDWLDINFRAMSKVHTPYQGPHRFELQMRPRP, encoded by the coding sequence ATGGCGCGGTTTGTTCTTCTCCTGTTGTTGCTGTTATCCCCCCTGGCGGCCCATGCCGTTACCAGGGTGACCTTCCTGAACCCGGGTTATGCCAACGAACCCTTCTGGGAAAATGTCGACCAGTTTTTGATAGCAGCGGCGGCCGATCTGGACGTACAAGTGGAGATCCTCCACGGCAATCGCGACGAGAAAACCCTGCTGGACTTGGCCAAAGCCGTTAGCCGCCGCCAGGACAAACCCGATTACGTGATGGCGGTTAACGACAAAGGCCTGGGAGTAGAGCTGGTCAAGCTGTTCGACAGCGCCAAGATCCCCATCATGCTGGTGCTGAACGACCTCGACCAAGGCCAGCAACAACAACTGGGCCTGCCCCGCCAACACTACCCTTACTGGCTTGGCACCTTGGTGCCGGATAACCTCCAGGCCGGCGAGCAGGTGGCGGGGGCCCTCTCCGGGCTGATGCCCAATAAAACGGTGCCGCTGGTGGCCATTGCCGGCGACAGGGGCACTCCGGCCGGCCTTAACCGCCAGGCGGGCCTCCTTTGGGCAACCCGCAAACATCCCGAGCTCAAGCTTCGCGCCATTCGCTACGGCTTTTGGCAAGAATCCCGTGCCCGCCGCCAGATGACCCAGCTGCTGACCCAATACCCGGACATCAAAGCGGTGTGGGCCGCCGACGACCAAATGGCCTTTGGCGCCATCGACGCCATTCGTGCCAAGGGCCTGGAACCGGGCCGCGACATTCTGGTGGGCACCTTTAACAGCTCAGCCAAGGCGCTGCGGCTACGCCGCTCCGGGGCCATTTCGGCCCTGGCCGGTGGCCACTTCATGGCGCCGGGCCTGGCACTGGTGTTGTTGGTGGATTATCAAAACGGCTTTGATTTTGCCAAAGACGACGGCCTGCAGATTCAGCTGCCGCTCTTTCACCTGCTCATTCCCGGCACGGCGCTGTTCAATATGATGGCCGCCCACGACTGGCTGGATATCAACTTTCGCGCCATGAGCAAGGTGCACACCCCCTACCAGGGGCCCCACCGCTTCGAGCTGCAAATGAGGCCCCGGCCATGA
- the mfd gene encoding transcription-repair coupling factor, translating into MKALESLALPARGGDRQHWINLAGDAQVLAILEAAKRHNGFTLLVTSDSPSANRLVEALSALSPDVQLFPDWETLPYDNFSPHQDIISERLTSLYQLPLKKSWLMVLPVTTLLGRIAPRGYVDGATLLLKKGETRPLETLRGQLSNAGYRLVDQVMEHGEFAVRGGLIDLYPMGESSPFRVDFFDDEVDSLRRFDPESQRSTGEVEEIRLLPGHEFPLTDVGIERFRKNYRARFDAPTAPESIYQQVSKGQQPPGIEYYLPLFFDDTASLFDYLPDGSQILTIGDLESAMAAFWADLEYRYEERRHDRLRPILAPKTLFLEASDCFTALNHYPRLALHQGGEVEGKGGVHDAGALPLPELSIDAKHQQPLHKLTEWLASTPGPVLFVAESEGRREALAVLLAKAGIQPARIKKLADWLAAPQAGHGILVAPLEAGCIIEYQGQLLRLVPEAALTGPRVLQRKRRKKDDDGINTDAIIRSLAELSIGQSVVHRMHGVGRYMGLETLSAGGIDTEFLMLEYAKGDKLYVPVAALNLISRYAGAEEPPLHRLGGETWEKARRKAAEKVRDVAAELLDVYARREAKPGFAFHFDDDGYAAFAAGFPFEETDDQQDAIDAVVRDMTRNKAMDRLVCGDVGFGKTEVAMRAAYISVSNNKQVAVLVPTTLLAQQHFENFRDRFADVAVRIEAISRFQTPAEQRAILKDAAEGKVDILIGTHKLLQKDVSFKELGLLIVDEEHRFGVRQKDSIKKLRAEVDILTLTATPIPRTLNMAMSGIRDLSIIATAPARRLAIKTFVREFDKALVREAVLREIRRGGQVYYLHNEVESIEETAKMLEELIPEARVSIAHGQMRERDLEKVMADFYHQRHNLLVCTTIIETGIDVPTANTIIMDRADNLGLAQLHQLRGRVGRSHHQAYAYLMTPNPKRMTKDAIKRLDAISSLEALGAGFLLATQDLEIRGAGELLGDEQSGQIAAIGFDLYMDMLDEAVEALKAGKEPSLTGVLANQCEVDLRLPALLPGDYIHDVGTRLQLYKRIASAKDSEELKELNIELIDRFGLLPDAAKHLLAVTELRLQANALGLSRVEASAKGGITLDFSEQTTVDPGYLIGLLQQKPSLYRLDGPSRFKVLKQLDDPAKRLGDVQQLLEDLARHAKAA; encoded by the coding sequence ATGAAGGCACTGGAATCTTTGGCGCTGCCGGCGCGCGGTGGCGATCGTCAACACTGGATAAACCTGGCCGGTGACGCCCAGGTATTGGCCATTTTAGAGGCCGCCAAACGCCACAATGGCTTTACCCTGCTGGTGACCAGCGACAGCCCCAGCGCCAACCGCCTAGTGGAAGCCCTAAGTGCCCTGAGCCCCGATGTGCAGCTGTTCCCCGACTGGGAAACCCTGCCTTACGATAATTTCTCGCCGCACCAAGACATTATCTCCGAGCGCCTCACCTCCCTCTATCAACTGCCGTTGAAAAAAAGCTGGCTGATGGTGCTGCCGGTCACTACCTTGCTGGGCCGCATTGCCCCGCGCGGCTATGTGGACGGCGCCACCTTGCTCTTAAAAAAAGGCGAGACCCGGCCCCTGGAGACCCTGCGCGGCCAGCTTAGCAACGCTGGTTATCGCTTGGTAGACCAAGTGATGGAGCACGGCGAGTTTGCGGTGCGCGGCGGCCTGATTGACCTCTACCCCATGGGGGAGTCCAGCCCGTTCCGGGTGGATTTTTTCGACGATGAAGTAGACAGCCTGCGCCGCTTTGACCCCGAGTCTCAGCGCTCCACCGGCGAGGTAGAAGAGATACGCCTGCTGCCCGGCCACGAGTTTCCGCTGACCGATGTTGGCATTGAGCGTTTTCGTAAAAACTACCGGGCCCGCTTTGACGCGCCCACGGCGCCAGAATCCATCTACCAGCAGGTGTCCAAAGGCCAGCAGCCCCCCGGTATCGAGTATTACCTGCCGCTCTTTTTTGACGACACCGCCAGCCTCTTTGATTACCTGCCAGATGGCAGCCAAATTCTCACCATTGGCGATCTCGAAAGCGCCATGGCCGCCTTCTGGGCAGACCTTGAATACCGCTATGAGGAGCGCCGCCACGACCGGCTGCGCCCCATCCTCGCCCCCAAGACCTTGTTTTTAGAGGCCAGCGACTGTTTTACCGCGCTCAATCACTACCCCCGCTTGGCCCTGCACCAAGGCGGCGAAGTAGAAGGCAAAGGCGGCGTCCATGACGCCGGCGCCCTGCCCTTGCCAGAGCTCTCTATTGACGCCAAGCACCAGCAGCCCCTGCACAAGCTCACCGAGTGGCTTGCCAGCACCCCAGGCCCGGTGCTCTTTGTGGCCGAGTCCGAAGGCCGCCGCGAAGCCTTGGCGGTACTGCTGGCCAAGGCCGGCATCCAACCGGCGCGCATTAAAAAACTGGCTGACTGGCTGGCCGCCCCCCAGGCCGGGCACGGCATATTGGTGGCGCCATTGGAAGCGGGCTGCATCATCGAATACCAAGGCCAACTGCTGAGGCTGGTGCCGGAAGCGGCGCTCACCGGCCCGCGGGTATTGCAGCGAAAACGCCGCAAAAAAGACGATGACGGCATCAACACCGACGCCATTATTCGCAGCCTTGCCGAGCTTTCCATCGGCCAGAGCGTGGTGCACCGCATGCACGGCGTCGGCCGCTACATGGGCCTGGAGACCTTAAGCGCCGGCGGCATCGACACCGAATTTCTGATGCTCGAATACGCCAAGGGCGACAAGCTCTATGTGCCAGTGGCCGCGTTGAACCTCATCAGCCGCTACGCCGGCGCCGAGGAGCCGCCGCTGCATCGCCTTGGCGGCGAAACCTGGGAAAAGGCCCGCCGCAAAGCCGCCGAGAAGGTGCGCGACGTGGCGGCAGAGCTGTTGGACGTCTACGCCCGGCGCGAAGCCAAACCCGGCTTTGCCTTCCATTTTGATGACGACGGCTATGCCGCCTTTGCCGCCGGTTTCCCGTTCGAGGAAACCGACGATCAGCAAGATGCCATTGATGCGGTGGTGCGCGACATGACCCGCAACAAAGCCATGGACCGCCTAGTGTGCGGCGATGTGGGCTTTGGCAAGACCGAGGTGGCCATGCGCGCCGCCTACATCAGCGTCTCCAACAACAAACAGGTGGCGGTGCTGGTGCCAACCACCTTGCTGGCCCAGCAGCATTTTGAGAACTTCCGTGACCGCTTTGCCGATGTGGCGGTGCGTATCGAAGCCATCTCCCGCTTCCAAACCCCGGCCGAGCAAAGAGCCATTTTGAAAGATGCCGCCGAGGGCAAAGTGGATATCCTTATCGGTACCCACAAGCTGTTGCAAAAGGACGTCAGCTTTAAAGAGCTGGGGCTTTTGATCGTCGATGAAGAGCACCGCTTCGGGGTGCGCCAAAAAGACAGCATTAAAAAGCTGCGGGCCGAGGTGGATATCCTCACCCTCACCGCCACCCCCATTCCCCGCACGTTGAACATGGCCATGTCCGGCATTCGCGATCTCTCCATCATCGCCACCGCCCCGGCCCGGCGCCTTGCCATCAAGACCTTTGTACGGGAATTCGACAAAGCCCTGGTGCGCGAAGCGGTGCTTCGGGAAATTCGCCGCGGCGGCCAGGTTTATTACCTGCATAACGAGGTGGAAAGCATCGAAGAGACCGCCAAGATGCTTGAAGAGCTCATTCCCGAGGCCCGTGTCTCCATCGCCCACGGCCAGATGCGCGAGCGCGACCTGGAAAAGGTGATGGCGGATTTTTACCACCAGCGCCACAACCTCTTGGTATGTACCACTATCATCGAAACCGGTATTGATGTGCCGACCGCCAACACCATCATCATGGACAGGGCCGACAACCTGGGCCTGGCGCAACTGCATCAGCTGCGTGGCCGGGTCGGCCGCTCCCATCACCAGGCTTATGCCTATCTGATGACCCCAAACCCGAAGCGGATGACCAAAGACGCCATCAAGCGCCTTGATGCCATCTCTTCCCTCGAAGCCCTGGGTGCCGGCTTTTTGCTGGCCACCCAAGACTTGGAAATTCGCGGCGCCGGGGAGCTGTTGGGCGACGAGCAAAGCGGCCAGATTGCCGCCATCGGCTTTGATTTGTATATGGACATGCTGGACGAAGCGGTCGAAGCCCTCAAAGCCGGCAAGGAGCCGAGCCTGACAGGGGTGCTGGCCAACCAGTGCGAGGTCGATCTTCGCCTGCCAGCCTTGTTGCCTGGTGATTACATCCACGACGTGGGCACCCGGTTGCAGCTTTATAAACGCATTGCCTCGGCCAAGGACAGCGAGGAGCTCAAAGAGCTCAACATCGAGCTGATTGACCGCTTTGGCCTGTTGCCCGATGCCGCCAAACACCTGTTGGCGGTGACAGAGCTTCGGCTGCAAGCCAACGCCCTTGGCCTTAGCCGGGTAGAGGCCTCGGCCAAGGGCGGCATCACCCTCGACTTTTCTGAACAAACGACGGTGGACCCCGGCTATCTCATTGGCCTTTTACAACAAAAACCGTCACTCTATCGCCTCGATGGCCCCAGCCGTTTCAAGGTATTGAAACAACTGGATGACCCGGCCAAACGCCTGGGCGACGTGCAGCAACTTCTGGAGGACTTGGCACGACATGCAAAAGCTGCTTAA
- a CDS encoding FtsX-like permease family protein yields MMLSFQLAWRQFRQGHLNRLQRFLRTAAVSGVALGCLVLVLVLSVMNGFQKVLTERFLSLVPQVELIAMGGQLKRPQSLTSLAQADPQVAAVAPFRSINALAVSGEHLNALALRGIDLEKEIKVSGLARYITPEMIKAFESEPNALILGDALAKKLGVKVGHKLSILVAPPGSGGLSTPRRHQLTLVGVVKIGGQLDYSLAYMPLATANGWNDSTHAQGLRLKVNDVFAADRVARDIGFRAHEALYMDNWTRTQGHLYQDIQMVRVIIYLVVGLIMLVASFNIISLLMVTVREEAPQIAMLRSIGCRQSTISLLFLWRGCLLGGLGVVLGTGFGILLAWALPGLLSFWQQLTGKTILAGDIYFTDTIPTQILPGDVVVTALLALAVALVATLYPAIHASRLQPARVLSGA; encoded by the coding sequence ATGATGCTCAGTTTCCAGTTGGCCTGGCGCCAGTTTCGCCAGGGCCACCTCAACCGCCTGCAACGCTTTTTACGTACCGCGGCCGTCAGTGGCGTGGCCCTTGGCTGCCTGGTGCTGGTGTTGGTGCTAAGCGTGATGAACGGTTTTCAAAAAGTGCTGACCGAGCGGTTTTTGTCCCTGGTACCGCAGGTGGAGCTTATCGCCATGGGCGGCCAGTTAAAGCGCCCCCAGAGCCTCACCAGCCTGGCCCAGGCCGACCCACAAGTGGCGGCGGTCGCGCCTTTTCGCAGCATCAACGCCTTGGCGGTAAGCGGTGAGCACTTAAACGCCCTTGCCCTTAGGGGCATTGATTTGGAAAAAGAAATTAAGGTCTCCGGCCTTGCCCGCTACATTACCCCCGAGATGATCAAGGCCTTTGAAAGCGAACCCAACGCCCTCATCCTCGGTGACGCCCTGGCCAAGAAGCTTGGGGTCAAGGTCGGGCATAAGCTCAGTATTTTGGTGGCTCCCCCCGGCAGCGGCGGCCTTTCTACGCCCCGGCGCCATCAGCTGACCCTGGTGGGGGTGGTTAAAATTGGTGGGCAACTGGATTACAGCCTGGCCTACATGCCCCTTGCCACCGCCAACGGCTGGAACGACAGCACCCATGCCCAGGGCCTGCGCCTTAAAGTGAACGATGTGTTTGCGGCCGACCGGGTCGCCAGAGACATCGGCTTTCGCGCCCACGAAGCCCTGTACATGGACAACTGGACCCGCACCCAGGGCCATTTGTACCAAGACATTCAAATGGTTAGGGTGATCATCTACCTGGTGGTGGGGCTTATCATGCTGGTGGCGAGCTTTAACATCATCTCGCTACTGATGGTGACGGTGCGCGAAGAGGCGCCGCAAATCGCCATGCTGCGCTCCATCGGTTGCCGCCAGAGCACCATCAGCCTGCTGTTTTTGTGGCGCGGCTGCCTCTTGGGCGGCCTTGGGGTGGTGCTGGGTACCGGCTTTGGCATCCTGCTGGCCTGGGCGCTGCCGGGGTTGTTGTCGTTTTGGCAGCAGCTGACCGGTAAAACCATCCTGGCCGGGGATATCTACTTTACCGATACCATCCCTACCCAAATTTTGCCGGGGGATGTGGTGGTAACGGCCTTGCTGGCCCTGGCGGTGGCCCTTGTCGCTACCCTTTACCCGGCCATTCACGCCAGCCGGTTGCAGCCGGCAAGGGTGCTCTCAGGCGCATAA
- a CDS encoding DUF2062 domain-containing protein: MPKKTIKRFMPDHAKIRNHKHLKIFGSLVHEPNLWCLNRRSAAGAFAVGLFFAFVPVPFQMLLAAGGAILFRVNLPLSVALVWLTNPVTMPPIFYGVYKVGSLILGRHGDKFHFEPTWDWLVGSIETVGPAFLLGCLVCASVASLIGYFGISWLWRYSVAKSWQKRKEQRR, from the coding sequence ATGCCTAAGAAAACGATAAAGCGGTTCATGCCGGATCACGCCAAGATCCGTAACCACAAACACCTGAAGATCTTCGGTAGTTTGGTCCATGAACCCAACCTGTGGTGCCTCAACCGTCGCAGCGCGGCCGGCGCCTTTGCCGTTGGCCTGTTCTTTGCCTTCGTTCCCGTTCCTTTCCAGATGCTGCTGGCCGCCGGCGGCGCCATTTTGTTCCGGGTCAACCTGCCGCTGTCGGTTGCTTTGGTCTGGCTCACCAACCCGGTGACCATGCCCCCCATCTTTTATGGGGTCTATAAAGTGGGTTCCTTGATCCTTGGCCGCCATGGCGACAAATTCCACTTCGAGCCCACCTGGGATTGGCTGGTGGGCAGTATCGAGACCGTCGGCCCGGCCTTTTTGTTGGGCTGCTTGGTCTGCGCCAGTGTGGCGTCGCTGATTGGCTACTTCGGCATTTCCTGGCTGTGGCGCTATTCTGTGGCCAAGAGCTGGCAGAAACGAAAAGAACAGCGCCGATAA
- a CDS encoding carbon-nitrogen hydrolase encodes MSIINVGLVQHACTGNLDQNLAKSIEGITDAAENGAQLVVLQELHRSLYFCQVESTDLFDLAEPIPGPSTELFGELAKELGIVIVTSLFERRAPGIYHNTAVVLEKDGTIAGKYRKMHIPDDPGFYEKFYFTPGDLGFEPIQTSVGKLGILVCWDQWFPEAARLMAMSGAELLIYPTAIGWNPDDDQAEQDRQRNAWVTIQRAHAIANGVPVVSVNRVGHESDPAGGPGTEFWGTSFVAGPQGEYLFEADTESELSVVVPVDLARSESVRRWWPYLRDRRVDHYGDLLKIYRD; translated from the coding sequence ATGAGCATTATCAACGTGGGCCTGGTGCAGCACGCCTGCACCGGCAACCTGGACCAAAACCTGGCCAAGTCCATCGAGGGCATTACGGATGCCGCCGAGAACGGCGCCCAGTTGGTGGTGCTGCAAGAGCTGCACAGGAGCCTTTATTTTTGCCAGGTAGAGAGCACCGACCTGTTTGATTTGGCCGAGCCCATCCCCGGCCCCAGCACCGAGCTCTTTGGCGAACTGGCCAAAGAACTGGGCATCGTGATTGTGACCAGCCTTTTTGAGCGCCGCGCCCCCGGTATCTACCACAACACCGCCGTGGTGCTGGAAAAAGACGGCACCATCGCCGGTAAATACCGCAAGATGCACATCCCCGACGACCCGGGCTTTTACGAGAAGTTCTACTTCACCCCAGGCGACTTGGGCTTTGAGCCCATCCAAACCTCGGTAGGCAAACTGGGCATCCTGGTGTGCTGGGACCAGTGGTTCCCCGAAGCGGCCCGGCTGATGGCCATGAGCGGCGCCGAGCTGCTCATCTACCCCACCGCCATCGGCTGGAACCCGGACGACGACCAAGCCGAGCAAGACCGCCAGCGCAACGCCTGGGTGACCATCCAGCGCGCCCATGCCATCGCCAACGGCGTGCCGGTGGTGTCGGTGAACCGGGTTGGCCACGAATCTGACCCGGCCGGCGGCCCCGGCACCGAGTTCTGGGGCACCAGCTTTGTGGCCGGGCCCCAGGGGGAATACCTCTTTGAAGCGGACACCGAGTCCGAGCTCAGCGTGGTGGTGCCGGTAGACTTGGCCCGCAGCGAATCGGTACGGCGCTGGTGGCCCTACCTTCGCGACCGGCGAGTTGACCATTACGGCGATCTATTGAAAATTTACCGCGACTGA